Genomic window (Bradyrhizobium sp. 186):
GGAGAGAGCCCCCACCCCAACCCTCCCCCGCAAGCGGGAGAGGGAGCAGACCGTCTCCGTGGAGAAAAAGCAGCCATGAAATTCACCCTCTCCTGGCTGAAGGATCATCTCGACACCGACGAGCCGCTGGACAAGCTTGCCGACAAGCTCACCATGATCGGGCTCGAGGTCGAGAACATCGAGGACAAGGCGAAGGCGCTGAAGCCGTTCTCCATCGCCAAGGTGATCTCCGCCGAGCAGCATCCGAATGCGGATCGGCTGCGCGTCTGCATGGTCGATACCGGCGATGGTGGCGCGCCCGTGCAGGTCGTGTGCGGTGCGCCGAATGCGCGCGCCGGTCTGGTCAGCGTATTCTCACCGCCCGGCACCTACATTCCCGGCAAGGACATCACGCTCGGGGTCGGCACCATCCGCGGCGTCGAGAGCCGCGGCATGCTGTGCTCGGCAGCCGAACTGCAAATCTCGAACGACCATGACGGCATCATGGAATTGCCGGCGGACGCCCCGATCGGCGCCGGCTATGCCGAATGGGCCGGCCTCGGCGATCCCGCGATCGAGATCAACTTAACGCCGAACCGGCAAGACTGCACCGGCGTCCATGGCATCGCGCGCGATCTTGCCGCAGCCGATATGGGCAAACTCAAAGATCCGACCATCAAGGCGATCAAGGGCGAATTCCCGTGTCCCGTGAAAGTCACGGTCGAGGACGCCGCGCTGTGTCCGGGCTTCGCGCTCAGGCTGGTGCGCGGCGTGAAGAACGGCCCGTCGCCGGAATGGCTGCAAAAGCGGCTGACTGCGATCGGGCTGCGTCCGATCAACGCGCTGGTCGATATCACCAACTTCATGACCTATGACCGCGCGCGACCGTTGCATGTGTTCGACGCGAAGAAGGTCAGGGGTAATCTCGTGGTGCGTCGGGGCCGCGACGGCGAGACGCTGCTGGCGCTCGACGACCGCACCTACAATCTCGACGCCAACATCTGCGTCATCGCCGACGACCATGGCGTCGAATCGCTTGCCGGCATCATGGGCGGCGAGGCCTCGGGCTGCGATGAGAACACCACCGACGTGCTGATCGAATCGGCGCTGTGGAACGAGATCAACATCGCCCAGACCGGCCGCAAGCTCGGCATCAATTCAGATGCACGCTACCGCTTCGAGCGCGGCGTCGATCCGGCCTTCATGGTGCCGGGGCTGGAGCTCGCGACCAAGCTGGTGATGGACATGTGCGGCGGCGCGCCGTCAGAGAACGTCGTGGTCGGCAAGGCCTTCGGCGACGACCGCGTAATCGATTTTCCGGTCACCGAGGTGAAGCGGCTGTCCGGCATTGAGGTGCCGCAGCCGGAGATGAAGCGCATCCTCACCCATCTCGGCTTCATGATGGCGGGCCCTGGCCCGGTGGTGAAGGTCGCGGTGCCGTCCTGGCGCTCGGACGTGCACGGCAAGGCCGACATCGTCGAGGAGGTCATCCGCATCTACGGCATCGACAAGGTTCCGGAGACGCCGTTCGAGCGCGGCGAGGACGCGCGCAAATCCGTGCTGACGCCGATACAGCTCCGCACCCGCCGCGCCAGGCGGGCGCTCGCGACCCGCGGCATGATCGAGGCCGTGACCTGGTCGTTCATCACGAAGCCCGCGGCCGAGTTGTTCGGCGGCGGCCAGCGTGAACTCGAAGTGGCCAACCCGATCGCGTCGGACCTTTCCGACATGCGCCCGACCCTTCTGGCGGGCCTGATCGCGGCGGCGCAGGCCAACGCCGATCGCGGCTTTGGCGATGTCGCGCTGTTCGAGGTCGGCCAGGTCTTCAAGGGCGACCGTCCGCAGGATCAGTTCACGGCGGCGAGCGGCGTTCGCCGTGGCTTTGCCTCGTCGGAAGGTCTCGGCCGGCACTGGTCGGATTCGGCCCAAGCCGAATTGTTCGACGCCAAGGCCGACGCGCTCGCGGTGCTGGCCGCCGCCGGCGCGCCGATGCAAGCGCTTCAGATCGTCGCCGGTGGTCCGGGATGGCTGCATCCCGGTCGCTCCGGTACGATCCAGATCGGCCCGCAGAACGTGCTCGGCTATTTCGGCGAGATGCACCCGCGCACGCTCGAGGCGCTCGGCGCCGACGGACCGCTGATGGTGTTCGAGATGATCCTCGACCGTGTCCCCGAGGCGAAGAAGAAGCCGACCCGCGCGAAACCCGCGATCGAGTTGCCGGCATTCCAGCCGGTCTCGCGCGACTTCGCTTTCATCGTCGATCGCACCGTGAAGGCCGGCGACATCGTGCGCGCGGCGCAGAGCGTCGACAAGAAGCTGATCACCGGCGTCAACGTGTTCGACGTCTATGAAGGCAAGGGCATCGATGACGGCAAGAAGTCGATCGCAATCGCGGTGACGATCCAGCCCCGCGAGAAGACGCTGACCGACCAGGAGATCGAGGCCGTCGCCGCGAAGATCGTGGCGGAAGTCACGAAGAAGACGGGCGGCACCTTGAGGGCATGATGCCGAAAAGTGTGAAGCGGTTTTCGGACAACATCATGCTCCAAACATAGAGCATGAATCTCACCGACCTTCTTCCGAAGGACGTCAGCCTCACCATCGCGATGGCGCTCTGCGCCGTCGCTTTCGTCTCGGGCACGGCGCGCGGCTTCTCCGGCTTCGGCTCGGCGCTGATCTTCATGCCGCTCGCCAGCAGCGTCGCTGCGCCGCGGCTCGTCGCCGCATTGCTCCTCGTCATCGATTTCGTCGCGGCGGCGCCGCTCGTTCCCGACGCGTGGCGCAAGGCAGACCGCAAGGCCACCGCCGTGATCGTGCTGGGCGCGCTGGTCGGCGTGCCCGTCGGCACCTATTTCCTCAGCGTGCTCGAGCCCGTCACCACGCGCTGAATCATCTCGTGCTTCGTCGCAGCACTGCTTCTGCTGCTGCTGTCGGGCTGGCGCTATCGCGGCAAGGACCACGCCTGGCTGTCGGTCGGCATCGGCAGCCTGTCGGGCTTTTGTAGCGGACTGGCGCAGACCGGCGGCCCGCCGATCGTCGGCTACTGGCTCGGCCGTCCGATCGCCCCGATCGTCGAACGCACCAACATCCTGCTGTTCTTCGGCGCGTCGGATTTCTTCTCGATGGTCAGCTACGCGACCACCGGCCTGATCTCACGCGAGTCGCTCGGGCTCTCGCTCGTCGTCGGCCCGGTCTACGCCATCGGCGTCGCCTTCGGCGCATCCCTGTTCGGCCGCGCCAGCGAGACGGTATTCCGCGGCATCTGCTACGTGCTGATCGCGATGGCGGTTGTTGCCGGGCTGCCGTGCTGGACGGGGTGCTGCGATAACTCTATCCGTGGTCGTCCTGGCAAAAGCCAGGACCCATTACCCCGGTCAGCGTTTGCCGCGCGAGCTGGTAGCCACAAGTCTTCGCCAAACTTCTCCCTGTGGTAATGGGTCCTGGATCTGCGCTCCGCTGCCAGACAGCGCTACGCGCCTGCCCGTCGCTGCGCTTGTCCAGGACGACGACCGAATATATCTCGGCTCAATTGCGCTGCGGTTGCGTCGTCCGGCGGCGCTTGGTCGATTGCGTCGGGACATCAGCCGGTTCGTCCTTCAACGCGCCGATCTTGCGCAAGGCCGCATCCGCGGCGCGCTCGCCGCTTTCCCAGGCGCCGTCGACGGTGCCCCAAAGTGTCTCGTGGCTGGCTTCGCCCGCAAGGAACATGCAGCCGATCGGCTCGGCCAGAATTTTTCGCGAGAGCTGGCCGCCGGGCGAGGCCGCCGACATCGCGCCCATGACAAAGGGCGAGGCATTCCAGCGCGTGGCGCTGGTCTTCTGCACGGCCGCGGCAGCCTCGCTGCCGAACAGTTTTGTGATCCACTCCTTGGCGAAGGCGATCATCGCCTTCTCGCCCTGCCCCGAGAGCTCGCGGCCGAATGCGCCGCCGACATCGATCGAGCACAGCGAGGAGCCGCCGATATTGGCGAACAGCAGCGCCGTGCGCGTCGAATTGCTCTGCTCGATGAGGATGTCGTCGCGCGACAGCCCCAGCGGGTTTCCGGGCAGTTGCAGCACGATGTGATCGTAGCTGCCAAGGCCGAGCTTTGACGCGGCATCGAGCGTGCGCTTCGGGATATCGGGCGCAAACTTGATCGCCCCCGCGGTCAGCACGTTGGTCGAGACCGTGATGATCGCGGCGCGCGCAGTGATCTTCCCGGATGGCGTCTCCACGCTGACGTCGCGATTGCTCCAGACGATGCGGCTCGCCGGCGTCGACAGCGCGACCGGCGCCTGCTCGCCGAGTTTCGTGATCAGCGTGCCCAGGCCCTGGCGGCAGGCGATCGCGGCATTGCGGTCTTGCGCGCGCGCCTTGTCGATTGCCGAGAGTTCCCTCAGATCCTTGCCGGCAAAGCTTGCACCGAGCACGAACTCCGCCGCGCCGGCCCAATCGCCGAGATCCTTGGGCAGCACTGATGCGCAAGATGTATCCAGCTTGCCGCGCGCGGCTTCGTCGATGCCGCGGTTGGCCCGCACCAGCGCCGCCAGAAATTCCTCGGTCTCGCCGGCGCGCGCGTTGCGGCGGCCGATGCGCATCTTCTGGCCCGACGGCGCCGGCAGGACATCGAGCCCGGCGCTGCGCGCCAGCCGGATCATCGGATTGGTCTCGGGATTGTGCATCCAGCGCGCGCCGCGATCGAACGGCACGTCGAAGGTCGTGCTATCGGTGATGCAGCGGCCGCCGATCTGCGACGCCGCCTCCACCACCACGACCTTGCGATTGGCCGCCATGACGCGCCGCGCCGCGGCGATTCCCGCCGCACCCGCGCCGATCACGACAATGTCAGCCTCGCGGGGCAGGGTAGCGGCGGTTGCGCGCAGGACCGGCACTGCGGCAAAGGCTGCCGACGCCGATAGGAAGCTGCGGCGCGTGATAGTCATGTCATGGTTTCCGGAGACTTGCGGCGAACGGGAACAGCTAGCGAACCTTGCCGCATCCGGTGTTGCGCGGCAACTATCATGGTGAATCAATCGTGCTTGACCTCACAGAGCGATGAACCGAATTGCAAGACGTTTGGACCATGATAAGAGAAGGAAAAAGACGGTCGGAAAAGGCCGTGGGGAGTTCGACATGGGGACCGTCCTAGACTCAGCCGGCAAGCTCATTGCCGCGTACCTCTCGAAGGAGGTGCCGGGGTATGAGCCGTTTACGCCGAGCGACCCGGAGCATCTGCGCGGCGTCATCGAGTCCGGCGACGTGCTGCTGGTCGAGGGCAACAACCGCATTTCCGGCATCATCAAGTACCTGACGCAGTCGACCTGGTCGCATGCCGCACTCTATGTCGGCCCGATCGAGGGTGCCGAGGAGCCCGACGGCGAACCGCACGTGCTGATCGAGGCCAATATCGGCGAAGGCGTCACCTCCGCGCCGCTGTCGAAATATTTTCCCTATCACACCCGCCTCTGCCGCCCGGTCGGGCTGTCCCATGAGGACCGCACCACGGTCTGCCGCTATGCGATCAACCGCATCGGCTTCGGCTACGACACCAAGAACATCGTCGACCTGATGCGCTTTCTGTTTCCGCTGCCGATACCGCAGCGCTGGCGGCGCCGCATGATCGCGATCGGCTCGGGTGATCCCACCAAGATCATCTGCTCGGCGCTGATCGCGCAGGCCTTCGACGCGGTGCGCTATCCGATCCTGCCGAAGATCACCAAGGCCGGCAGCCGCGCCGCCCGCCGCGAGATCCTGCACATCCGCGATTCTTCGCTCTACATGCCCCGCGACTTCGACATCTCGCCCTATTTCGAAGTCGTCAAACCCACCATCGTGCACGGCTTCGACTACACCGCCCTGCACTGGGCCGACAAGCAGAAGCCGCTCGAGGAGGTAGCCGGCACCTTCAGTGTGTTTCCAGAAACGTTCCGTGCGCCGCCGCTCGTTCCTGAGGCGATTGACGAAGAGGCGCCGGTTCCGGCTGAAGAAGTGATCGCGCAACCTGCGGAGACGGTGGAACGCGTGACCGTCTCGGAGCATTTTCTGCTGCTGAAGAAGATCGCGATGTACCGCCCGACGCGACGGGCGCGGGTGCGTGAGAGGGCGGCATAGCTCCAATGTCGTCCTGGCGAAAGCCAGGACCCCATACCGCGGAATCTATCGATTGCGGGCGGTCTTGGTACCGGCAGAGAGTTCAACTTCTAGTCTTCGCCAAACTGCTCCCTGGGGTAATGGGTCCTGCCTTCGCCAGGACGACATCGGGGAGGTATTGTGCGCGCTCGCAATGGCGGAGTGCGTGAAAAGCCTACCGCTCCGCCCGGCCGATCACAGCCATCAGCTCAGCGATCTTCTCGCGCTGGTCCGCCTTGTCGCCGCTGGCGATCGCGTGCTCGACGCAATGGGCGACGTGGTCCTTCAGGACCTCTCCTCGACCCGGCGCAACGCGGCGCGCACTGCGGAAATCTGCGTCACGATGTCGATGCAGTAGCGGTCCTCCTCGACCATTTTCGAGAGGCCGCGAACCTGACCCTCGATCCGGCCGAGACGTTTTCCGACAGATGCCTTGATGTCTGTGCGCATGGCCTCTATATACCCCCCTGGGGTATAAGTGCAAGACCGGAGCATGACCATGAAAAACGCCGCACACGGGTACCATCACGGCAATCATGCAGGTCACGCTCATCATCATGACCACGACCACGGAAGCGCGCCGACGAAAGTCCGCGATCCCGTCTGCGGCATGACGGTCGATCCTGCGACGTCCAAGCACCGCTTCGATCATCACGGTGAGACCTTCCATTTCTGCTCGGCCGGCTGCCGCACCAAATTCGCCGCCGATCCCGCAAAATATCTCGCCAAGGAGAAGGCGCCCGAGCCCGAGATGCCCGCGGGCACGATCTACACCTGCCCGATGCATCCGGAGATCCGCCAGGTCGGCCGGGGAAGCTGCCCGATCTGCGGCATGGCGCTGGAACCGGAGGTCGCAAGCCTGGAGACCGGACCCAATCCGGAGCTCGCCGACATGACGCGGCGGTTCTGGATCGGCGGCGCGCTGGCGCTGCCGGCCGTGGTGCTGGAGATGGGCGGACATCTCGCGGGCCCGCACAATTGGATCGATCCGGCGCTGTCGAACTGGATCCAGCTTGTCTTCGCCACGCCCGTCGTGCTGTGGGCCGGCTGGCCGTTCTTCGTCCGCGGCTGGCAGTCGCTGGTCACGCGCAATCTGAACATGTTCACGCTGATCGCGATGGGCACAGGCGTTGCTTATGTCTACAGCCTGATCGGAACGCTGGCGCCGCAGATCTTCCCCGCCACGTTCCGAAGTCACGAAGGCGCGGTTGCCGTGTATTTCGAGGCGGCCGCGGTCATCACCGTGCTGGTGCTGCTCGGCCAGGTATTGGAGCTGCGCGCGCGCGATGCGACGTCGGGCGCGATCAAGGCGCTGTTACGGCTCGCGCCCAAGACCGCGCGCCGTGTCGACGCCGATGGCAGCGAGCACGAGGTCGAGATCGACGCGCTTCATGCCGGCGACCGCTTGCGCGTCCGCCCCGGCGAGAAGGTGCCGGTCGATGGCATCATTCTCGAAGGCCGCTCCTCGCTCGACGAATCCCTCGTGACCGGCGAATCCATGCCCGTCACCAAGGAGACCGGCGCAAAAGTGATCGCCGGCACGCTCAACCAGTCCGGCAGCTTCATCATGCGTGCCGACAAGGTCGGGCGCGAGACGCTGCTGTCGCAGATCGTGCAGATGGTCGCGGACGCACAGCGCTCGCGCGCGCCGATCCAGCGGCTGGCTGACCAGGTCGCCGGCTGGTTCGTGCCGACCGTCATCGCGGTCGCCATCGTCGCCTTCGCCGCCTGGGCCTGGTTCGGACCGGAGCCGCGGCTCGCCTTCGGCCTGGTTGCCGCCGTCAGCGTGCTGATCATCGCCTGCCCCTGCGCGCTCGGGCTCGCAACCCCGATGTCGATCATGGTCGGCGTCGGACGTGGTGCACAGGCCGGCGTCCTGATCAAGAACGCGGAGGCGCTGGAGCGGATGGAGAAGATCGACACGCTCGTGGTCGACAAGACCGGCACGCTGACCGAGGGCAAGCCGAAGGTGGTCGCGATCGTGCCGGCCACTGGTTTTGCCGAGGACGACGTCCTTCGGCTGGCAGCCAGTGTCGAGCGCGCCAGCGAGCATCCCCTGGCCGACGCCGTCGTCCGCGCGGCGAAGGAGAAGCAGCTTGCCCTCGGCCAGGTCGAGCAATTCGACTCGCCGACGGGCAAGGGCGCCACCGGCAAGGTCGACGGCAAAACCATCGTGCTCGGCAATGCCCGATACTTTGCTTCGATTGGCATCGACACCAAGGCGCTCGACGCAGAAGCCGAGCGGCTGCGCGGCGATGGCGCGACCGTGATCAACATGGCCGTCGACGGCACGCTCGCAGGCCTGTTCGCTATCGCCGATCCGGTCAAGGCTTCGACTCCGGAGGCCTTGAAGGCGCTGGCCGCCGAGGGCATCAAGGTGATCATGCTGACCGGCGACAACCGCACCACGGCCGAGGCGGTCGCGCGCAAGCTCGGCATCTCCGACGTCGAGGCGGAAGTGCTGCCGGACCAGAAGAGCGCGGTGGTGGCAAAACTGCAAAAGGCCGGCCGCAGCGTCGCGATGGCCGGCGACGGCGTCAACGACGCCCCGGCGCTGGCCGCGGCCGAAGTCGGCATCGCCATGGGCACCGGCACGGACGTGGCGATGGAGAGCGCCGGCGTCACCCTGCTCAAGGGCGATCTCACCGGCATCGTCCGCGCCCGAAAACTGTCGCAGGCGACCATGAGCAACATCCGCCAAAACCTGTTCTTCGCCTTCATCTACAACGCCGCCGGCATTCCGATCGCAGCCGGCATCCTCTATCCCGCGTTCGGTATCCTGCTGTCGCCGATCATCGCGGCGGCCGCGATGGCGCTGTCGTCGGTGAGCGTGGTCGGGAATGCGCTGCGGCTTCGTACGACACGGCTGTGAGGGTGACAAAATCCATGTAAAACAGGTTCATTCGGCGGTACACGCGGAGAGGATCTGATGCAGCGAATAACGATCACGATCGAGGACGATTTGCTGGCGGAGATCGACGCCGCGGCGGAAGCCCGCGGCTACCAGAACCGCAGCGAGATCATCCGCGACCTCGCGCGCGCGGGCCTGCAACGGAGCACCGAGGACAGCGCGCAGACCGGCCCTTGCGTCGCCGGCCTCGTCTATGTCTACGACCACGCCGCGCGCGATCTCTCAAAGCGCCTGGTGCAGGAATTCCACGGCCATCACGACCTCGCGCTGGCGACCCTGCACGTCCACCTCGATGACAACAATTGCATGGAGATGACGGCGCTGCGCGGCGACGCCTCCGAGGTCAAGCATTTCGCCGACCACATCATCGCCGAACGCGGCGTCCGCTACGGCCGCGTGGTGATGATCCCGACCGGGGAAGGCAAGCAGGCGAAGCCGCGGAAGCATGCGCATCGACATGAGTAGCTCCTCTGCCACTCCCCGCACGCGGGGAGTGGCAATAGAAACTCACGCCGCGAGTAGATTCTGCAGCGCTTCGCCATTGGGGACGCCGAGGCCGGAGCAGGCGTCCCAGCCGGGGCCGGCCTTGTACATGCCGTGCAGATCGCCGGTGATGTCGTTATGGCCGACCGTGATGTCGCGGAACACGCCTTGCGCATGCGAAGCGTAGATCAGCGGATTGATGAAGCCGACCGTCTTGCCGAATTTCTTGGTCGTGGCCTCGTTGATGCGGGCGAGCAGTCCGGCCATCAGCGGCGCCACCGCGCTGGTGCCGCCGATCGTGGTGCCGACGCCGTTGAGAAAGATCCGGTAGCCGGTCGCCGGATCGGCATCGCCGGAGATATCGGGCACGCCGCGGCCGTGCTGGTGCGTCGGCGATTTCGGCACATGCGCGTGGGCCTGGTATTTCGGCTGCGCGAACACGACGCTGACACCGCCGCCGCCCGCGCCGCCCTGCAGCCCGCCGTTCCAGACAACCTCGTTGATGTGGCCGTTCGGCGCTTTCAGATTGGTGCCGCCGCACGCAAGGGCAAACGGACTCGAGGCCGGGAAGTCGGCATGCGGCATGCCGTCCCAATCCTCGCCCATGTCAGCCGAACCGTTGTCGCCGGAGGCGACGCAGACGGTGACGCCCATCGCGGCGGCATCACGGATCGCCTCGTTCAGGCCGTCGACGAATTGCTGCGAGCCTTCCTGGTCTTCCGGCCCGCCCCAGCTGATCGAGATCACCGAGGGTTTTCGCGCGGTGTCGTGGACTGCGGCTTTCACCGCGTCGATGAAGCCGTTGGTGGTGTTGGGCGCGAAATAGACCACGATCTTGGCGCCCGGCGCGATCGCGCCGGCGACCTCGATATCGAGCACGACTTCGCCGTCGGCGTCGGAATGGCCGGGCTTGTTGGCGCCGCCGTCGACGCTCGCGGGAGCGATCTTCGGCATCGGAATTCCCGCCTTCTTGAAGAAGGTGCGCAGGTCCGACGTCTTGTAGCCGGCGCCCGTGGGATGGCCCTCCTGGTCGATGTCGTTGAGCTCGATGATGGCGATGCACTGGCCGGCGCCGGTCTCGCCGCCCGGAAAATTGTAGAGCTGAGCGATCTGATCGACCGAGAAGCTGCCGCCCTGCGCGGCGCGTGAGGACGCGCCCTTCTTGGGAACCTTGCGCCGGAAGTGGGGCT
Coding sequences:
- the pheT gene encoding phenylalanine--tRNA ligase subunit beta, whose translation is MKFTLSWLKDHLDTDEPLDKLADKLTMIGLEVENIEDKAKALKPFSIAKVISAEQHPNADRLRVCMVDTGDGGAPVQVVCGAPNARAGLVSVFSPPGTYIPGKDITLGVGTIRGVESRGMLCSAAELQISNDHDGIMELPADAPIGAGYAEWAGLGDPAIEINLTPNRQDCTGVHGIARDLAAADMGKLKDPTIKAIKGEFPCPVKVTVEDAALCPGFALRLVRGVKNGPSPEWLQKRLTAIGLRPINALVDITNFMTYDRARPLHVFDAKKVRGNLVVRRGRDGETLLALDDRTYNLDANICVIADDHGVESLAGIMGGEASGCDENTTDVLIESALWNEINIAQTGRKLGINSDARYRFERGVDPAFMVPGLELATKLVMDMCGGAPSENVVVGKAFGDDRVIDFPVTEVKRLSGIEVPQPEMKRILTHLGFMMAGPGPVVKVAVPSWRSDVHGKADIVEEVIRIYGIDKVPETPFERGEDARKSVLTPIQLRTRRARRALATRGMIEAVTWSFITKPAAELFGGGQRELEVANPIASDLSDMRPTLLAGLIAAAQANADRGFGDVALFEVGQVFKGDRPQDQFTAASGVRRGFASSEGLGRHWSDSAQAELFDAKADALAVLAAAGAPMQALQIVAGGPGWLHPGRSGTIQIGPQNVLGYFGEMHPRTLEALGADGPLMVFEMILDRVPEAKKKPTRAKPAIELPAFQPVSRDFAFIVDRTVKAGDIVRAAQSVDKKLITGVNVFDVYEGKGIDDGKKSIAIAVTIQPREKTLTDQEIEAVAAKIVAEVTKKTGGTLRA
- a CDS encoding NAD(P)/FAD-dependent oxidoreductase, which encodes MTITRRSFLSASAAFAAVPVLRATAATLPREADIVVIGAGAAGIAAARRVMAANRKVVVVEAASQIGGRCITDSTTFDVPFDRGARWMHNPETNPMIRLARSAGLDVLPAPSGQKMRIGRRNARAGETEEFLAALVRANRGIDEAARGKLDTSCASVLPKDLGDWAGAAEFVLGASFAGKDLRELSAIDKARAQDRNAAIACRQGLGTLITKLGEQAPVALSTPASRIVWSNRDVSVETPSGKITARAAIITVSTNVLTAGAIKFAPDIPKRTLDAASKLGLGSYDHIVLQLPGNPLGLSRDDILIEQSNSTRTALLFANIGGSSLCSIDVGGAFGRELSGQGEKAMIAFAKEWITKLFGSEAAAAVQKTSATRWNASPFVMGAMSAASPGGQLSRKILAEPIGCMFLAGEASHETLWGTVDGAWESGERAADAALRKIGALKDEPADVPTQSTKRRRTTQPQRN
- a CDS encoding YiiX/YebB-like N1pC/P60 family cysteine hydrolase, which produces MGTVLDSAGKLIAAYLSKEVPGYEPFTPSDPEHLRGVIESGDVLLVEGNNRISGIIKYLTQSTWSHAALYVGPIEGAEEPDGEPHVLIEANIGEGVTSAPLSKYFPYHTRLCRPVGLSHEDRTTVCRYAINRIGFGYDTKNIVDLMRFLFPLPIPQRWRRRMIAIGSGDPTKIICSALIAQAFDAVRYPILPKITKAGSRAARREILHIRDSSLYMPRDFDISPYFEVVKPTIVHGFDYTALHWADKQKPLEEVAGTFSVFPETFRAPPLVPEAIDEEAPVPAEEVIAQPAETVERVTVSEHFLLLKKIAMYRPTRRARVRERAA
- a CDS encoding heavy metal translocating P-type ATPase is translated as MTMKNAAHGYHHGNHAGHAHHHDHDHGSAPTKVRDPVCGMTVDPATSKHRFDHHGETFHFCSAGCRTKFAADPAKYLAKEKAPEPEMPAGTIYTCPMHPEIRQVGRGSCPICGMALEPEVASLETGPNPELADMTRRFWIGGALALPAVVLEMGGHLAGPHNWIDPALSNWIQLVFATPVVLWAGWPFFVRGWQSLVTRNLNMFTLIAMGTGVAYVYSLIGTLAPQIFPATFRSHEGAVAVYFEAAAVITVLVLLGQVLELRARDATSGAIKALLRLAPKTARRVDADGSEHEVEIDALHAGDRLRVRPGEKVPVDGIILEGRSSLDESLVTGESMPVTKETGAKVIAGTLNQSGSFIMRADKVGRETLLSQIVQMVADAQRSRAPIQRLADQVAGWFVPTVIAVAIVAFAAWAWFGPEPRLAFGLVAAVSVLIIACPCALGLATPMSIMVGVGRGAQAGVLIKNAEALERMEKIDTLVVDKTGTLTEGKPKVVAIVPATGFAEDDVLRLAASVERASEHPLADAVVRAAKEKQLALGQVEQFDSPTGKGATGKVDGKTIVLGNARYFASIGIDTKALDAEAERLRGDGATVINMAVDGTLAGLFAIADPVKASTPEALKALAAEGIKVIMLTGDNRTTAEAVARKLGISDVEAEVLPDQKSAVVAKLQKAGRSVAMAGDGVNDAPALAAAEVGIAMGTGTDVAMESAGVTLLKGDLTGIVRARKLSQATMSNIRQNLFFAFIYNAAGIPIAAGILYPAFGILLSPIIAAAAMALSSVSVVGNALRLRTTRL
- the nikR gene encoding nickel-responsive transcriptional regulator NikR, whose product is MQRITITIEDDLLAEIDAAAEARGYQNRSEIIRDLARAGLQRSTEDSAQTGPCVAGLVYVYDHAARDLSKRLVQEFHGHHDLALATLHVHLDDNNCMEMTALRGDASEVKHFADHIIAERGVRYGRVVMIPTGEGKQAKPRKHAHRHE
- a CDS encoding S53 family peptidase, whose protein sequence is MTGPTKRVALANSARKLPKGAKLVGAADPKQEIEISVRLRAKRNDDEQVMALGAQPPRERQYLSRAEFADQMGADPADVARLDDFAHHHDLNVKSVHLASRTVKLTGTVKALSAAFGVKLNKVRYEGAIHRMRKGSVQIPADLQDIVIGVHGLDNRPVAQPHFRRKVPKKGASSRAAQGGSFSVDQIAQLYNFPGGETGAGQCIAIIELNDIDQEGHPTGAGYKTSDLRTFFKKAGIPMPKIAPASVDGGANKPGHSDADGEVVLDIEVAGAIAPGAKIVVYFAPNTTNGFIDAVKAAVHDTARKPSVISISWGGPEDQEGSQQFVDGLNEAIRDAAAMGVTVCVASGDNGSADMGEDWDGMPHADFPASSPFALACGGTNLKAPNGHINEVVWNGGLQGGAGGGGVSVVFAQPKYQAHAHVPKSPTHQHGRGVPDISGDADPATGYRIFLNGVGTTIGGTSAVAPLMAGLLARINEATTKKFGKTVGFINPLIYASHAQGVFRDITVGHNDITGDLHGMYKAGPGWDACSGLGVPNGEALQNLLAA